The following coding sequences are from one Capsicum annuum cultivar UCD-10X-F1 chromosome 3, UCD10Xv1.1, whole genome shotgun sequence window:
- the LOC107864523 gene encoding uncharacterized protein LOC107864523, translating into MKNNSAIKFLKHVMSVLSTMAKSKSTAIKSKTEAIKAKFMVLTLLKSKKISLSGLGTKAISHKIHSLLGHKEEEDEDHHDENNKAIVLYNHSSEPGEEFLHYQYSNGTNEEILLLSNGEDHDYDDKYPDLTHSLFDEEDEYLGDPNASAIDMVRNFKEEEGQNFVLEDEIDNVADLFIKKFHKRMRLQKLESFKRYQEMLKRST; encoded by the coding sequence ATGAAGAACAACTCAGCAATCAAATTCCTAAAGCATGTCATGTCAGTACTATCCACAATGGCCAAATCAAAATCAACAGCCATCAAAAGCAAAACTGAGGCCATAAAAGCTAAGTTCATGGTCTTAACATTGCTCAAATCCAAGAAAATCTCTCTATCTGGACTAGGAACTAAGGCCATTTCTCACAAGATCCATTCACTATTAGGccataaagaagaagaagatgaagatcaTCACGACGAAAACAACAAGGCCATTGTACTCTACAACCACTCCTCTGAACCCGGTGAAGAATTTTTACACTATCAGTATAGTAACGGGACCAATGAGGAGATACTACTGCTAAGCAATGGCGAGGATCACGATTATGATGATAAGTATCCGGATTTGACACATTCATTGTTCGATGAAGAGGACGAGTACTTAGGTGATCCGAATGCATCAGCGATAGACATGGTGAGGAATTTCAAAGAGGAAGAAGGACAGAACTTTGTGCTAGAAGACGAGATCGATAACGTTGCAGACTTGTTCATCAAGAAGTTTCACAAAAGGATGAGACtgcaaaagcttgaatctttcaAGAGGTATCAAGAAATGCTAAAGAGAAGCACTTAA
- the LOC107864524 gene encoding probable leucine-rich repeat receptor-like protein kinase At2g33170 isoform X1: MAGIFESRSGLVLIWISGLVAAVLLLVSPAEGLNQEGMYLLELKKNMWDQFNRLGNWNPDDETPCGWVGVNCTSDYNPVVQSLYLSSMNLSGTLSSSIGGLEYLAYLDLSFNRFTGNIPKEIGNCSKLQSLQLHDNTFYGPIPAELYNLSNLKDVNMCNNMISGPIAEEFGKLSSLVSFIAYTNNLTGPVPRSIGSLKNLTIFRVGQNSLSGSLPTEIGGCESLESLGLTQNCLEGNIPKELGMLSKLKELVLWGNQFSGYIPKELGNITQLQLLALYQNNLIGGIPAEIGKLTTLTKLYLYRNGLNGTIPREIGNLSMAREIDFSENFLTGEIPAEFGQIKSLKLLFLFQNHLKGVIPDELTTLKNLASLDLSINYLTGPIPFGFQYQKELVQLQLFENSLTGTIPQGLGVYSQLWVLDLNNNHLTGRIPPFVCRNSNLILLNLASNKLHGYIPSGVLNCDSLVQLRLNDNRLTGTFPSELCKLINLSAVELGQNKFTGPIPPDIAYCQKLQRLDFSGNSFNQLPREIGNLTRLVTFNVSANLFTGPIPPEILNCKALQRLDLSKNRFTDVIPDNIGSLSQLERLLLSENKLSGKIPAALGSLSHLTELQMGGNLLSGEIPSELGDLTGLQIAMDLSNNNLSGSIPPNLGNLILLEYLYLNNNRLSGEIPSTFGNLTSLLGIDFSYNDLTGPLPDIPLFRNMDISSFLGNKGLCGGPLGGCNAPTAYSANPPRVKNADSPRGKIITSVAGAIGGVSLVLIVVILYYMKRHPVDMVASEDKDVSSTDPDIYFRPKEGFTFQDLVEATNNFHDCYVLGRGAVGTVYKAVMQSGQTIAVKKLASNREGNNIDNSFRTEILTLGKIRHRNIVKLYGFCYHQGSNLLLYEYMARGSLGELLHSTSCRLDWPTRFTVAVGAAHGLAYLHHDCKPRIIHRDIKSNNILIDEKFEAHVGDFGLAKVVDMPQSKSMSAVAGSYGYIAPEYAYTMKVTEKCDIYSYGVVLLELLTGRAPVQPLEQGGDLVTWVRHYVRDHSLTSGILDSRLDLEDETTVSHMLSVLKIALMCTSTNPFDRPTMREVVLMLIESDEQEGNLLSSPVFDLPLKDNSF; this comes from the exons ATGGCTGGAATTTTTGAATCAAGAAGTGGTTTGGTTCTAATTTGGATAAGTGGTTTGGTGGCTGCTGTACTATTGCTGGTTTCTCCCGCCGAAGGATTGAATCAGGAAGGAATGTACCTTCttgagttgaagaagaatatGTGGGATCAGTTTAACCGTCTAGGGAATTGGAATCCCGACGATGAAACTCCTTGTGGTTGGGTAGGTGTGAATTGCACTTCTGATTATAATCCAGTTGTGCAATCTCTTTATCTGAGCTCTATGAATCTTTCAGGCACTTTGAGTTCTAGCATTGGTGGTCTTGAATATTTAGCTTATCTTGATCTGTCTTTCAATCGATTCACCGGGAACATTCCCAAAGAGATTGGAAATTGCTCGAAATTGCAGTCCCTCCAGCTCCATGATAATACTTTTTATGGTCCAATTCCTGCTGAACTGTATAACCTGTCGAATTTGAAGGATGTAAACATGTGCAACAACATGATCTCTGGTCCTATTGCTGAGGAGTTCGGGAAACTCTCGTCTCTAGTTTCTTTCATTGCATATACCAATAATCTAACCGGTCCAGTGCCTCGATCTATTGGAAGTTTGAAAAATTTGACAATATTTCGAGTGGGGCAGAATTCACTTTCTGGAAGTTTACCCACAGAGATAGGTGGTTGTGAGAGCTTGGAATCTCTTGGTCTAACACAAAATTGCCTGGAAGGAAACATACCGAAAGAACTTGGCATGCTTAGTAAGTTGAAAGAACTTGTACTTTGGGGAAATCAATTCTCTGGCTATATTCCAAAGGAACTTGGAAATATTACGCAACTTCAATTGCTTGCGTTATATCAGAACAATCTGATTGGAGGAATTCCTGCTGAAATAGGGAAACTCACAACTTTGACGAAGTTATACCTATACCGGAATGGATTAAATGGTACCATTCCAAGGGAGATTGGTAATCTTTCTATGGCAAGAGAAATTGATTTCTCAGAGAACTTTCTGACCGGAGAAATTCCAGCCGAGTTTGGTCAAATAAAGAGTCTGAAATTGTTGTTTCTTTTCCAGAACCATCTCAAAGGTGTTATACCAGATGAACTTACAACTTTAAAGAACTTAGCTAGTCTTGATCTGTCGATTAATTACCTAACTGGCCCTATTCCATTTGGTTTTCAGTATCAAAAGGAATTAGTTCAGTTACAGCTTTTTGAGAATTCTTTAACTGGTACTATTCCTCAAGGTCTTGGCGTTTATAGTCAACTCTGGGTGCTTGATTTAAATAACAACCACCTCACAGGAAGGATTCCTCCATTTGTTTGTAGGAATTCCAATTTGATTTTGCTGAATCTTGCATCAAATAAACTGCATGGATATATTCCGTCTGGTGTTCTTAATTGTGATTCATTGGTGCAACTTCGTCTGAATGATAACAGGCTCACGGGGACATTTCCTTCTGAGTTGTGCAAATTGATAAACCTGTCTGCTGTTGAACTGGGGCAGAACAAGTTCACTGGTCCGATACCTCCTGATATTGCATATTGTCAGAAGTTGCAGAGGCTTGATTTTTCAGGCAATAGTTTCAACCAGTTGCCAAGGGAGATAGGAAATCTTACCCGGCTTGTGACTTTCAATGTCTCCGCGAATTTGTTCACTGGACCGATACCTCCAGAGATTCTGAACTGCAAGGCACTACAGCGACTGGATCTCAGCAAGAACAGATTTACTGATGTTATACCTGATAACATTGGTAGTTTGTCGCAGCTAGAGCGTCTTTTGCTTTCAGAGAATAAGTTATCTGGAAAAATACCAGCAGCATTGGGGAGCCTCTCTCATTTGACTGAGTTGCAGATGGGCGGTAATCTATTGTCAGGTGAAATACCATCAGAGTTGGGTGATCTTACTGGCTTACAAATTGCAATGGATCTTAGCAACAACAATCTCTCTGGTAGCATACCACCTAACCTTGGTAATCTTATCCTACTAGAGTACCTCTATCTCAACAACAATCGTCTGAGTGGAGAAATACCGAGCACATTTGGTAACCTGACAAGTCTTTTGGGCATTGACTTCTCATACAATGACCTGACTGGACCACTGCCAGATATACCACTCTTTCGGAACATGGACATCAGCAGCTTCCTTGGAAACAAAGGTCTTTGTGGTGGGCCTCTAGGTGGATGTAATGCACCTACAGCTTACAGTGCCAATCCTCCTAGAGTCAAGAATGCAGATTCTCCTCGAGGAAAGATTATTACTTCTGTTGCCGGTGCAATTGGTGGGGTTTCTCTTGTTTTGATTGTGGTAATTTTGTACTATATGAAGCGCCATCCTGTTGATATGGTTGCAAGCGAGGATAAAGACGTATCATCTACCGATCCGGACATTTATTTCCGTCCCAAAGAGGGGTTCACTTTCCAGGACTTGGTTGAGGCTACAAACAATTTTCATGATTGTTATGTTCTTGGAAGAGGAGCTGTTGGAACAGTTTACAAGGCAGTCATGCAGTCTGGACAAACAATTGCAGTCAAGAAGCTTGCTTCTAATAGAGAGGGTAATAACATTGACAATAGCTTCCGTACAGAGATCTTAACTCTAGGAAAGATTAGGCATCGTAACATCGTAAAGCTATATGGATTTTGCTATCACCAGGGTTCTAATTTACTTCTGTATGAGTATATGGCCAGAGGTAGCTTGGGTGAATTGCTTCACAGTACATCTTGTAGATTGGATTGGCCAACTCGCTTTACGGTGGCTGTTGGGGCTGCTCACGGACTTGCTTACTTACACCATGATTGCAAGCCACGGATCATCCACCGTGATATAAAGTCCAATAATATTTTGATTGATGAGAAGTTTGAAGCTCATGTTGGTGATTTTGGTTTGGCCAAAGTTGTTGATATGCCTCAATCTAAATCGATGTCTGCAGTCGCTGGCTCTTATGGATACATTGCCCCTG AATATGCTTACACCATGAAAGTTACCGAAAAATGTGATATCTATAGTTATGGGGTAGTCCTTTTGGAGTTGTTAACCGGAAGAGCACCCGTTCAACCCCTAGAACAAGGTGGTGATCTTGTCACATGGGTGAGGCATTATGTTAGGGACCATTCATTGACATCAGGGATACTCGATAGCCGATTGGATTTGGAAGATGAAACTACTGTTAGTCATATGCTTAGTGTTCTAAAAATTGCTCTAATGTGCACTAGCACGAACCCGTTTGATCGTCCCACAATGCGCGAGGTTGTTCTGATGCTGATTGAGTCTGACGAGCAAGAAGGGAACCTTCTCTCATCTCCGGTTTTTGATCTCCCTCTGAAAGATAACTCCTTCTAG
- the LOC107864524 gene encoding probable leucine-rich repeat receptor-like protein kinase At2g33170 isoform X2, with product MCNNMISGPIAEEFGKLSSLVSFIAYTNNLTGPVPRSIGSLKNLTIFRVGQNSLSGSLPTEIGGCESLESLGLTQNCLEGNIPKELGMLSKLKELVLWGNQFSGYIPKELGNITQLQLLALYQNNLIGGIPAEIGKLTTLTKLYLYRNGLNGTIPREIGNLSMAREIDFSENFLTGEIPAEFGQIKSLKLLFLFQNHLKGVIPDELTTLKNLASLDLSINYLTGPIPFGFQYQKELVQLQLFENSLTGTIPQGLGVYSQLWVLDLNNNHLTGRIPPFVCRNSNLILLNLASNKLHGYIPSGVLNCDSLVQLRLNDNRLTGTFPSELCKLINLSAVELGQNKFTGPIPPDIAYCQKLQRLDFSGNSFNQLPREIGNLTRLVTFNVSANLFTGPIPPEILNCKALQRLDLSKNRFTDVIPDNIGSLSQLERLLLSENKLSGKIPAALGSLSHLTELQMGGNLLSGEIPSELGDLTGLQIAMDLSNNNLSGSIPPNLGNLILLEYLYLNNNRLSGEIPSTFGNLTSLLGIDFSYNDLTGPLPDIPLFRNMDISSFLGNKGLCGGPLGGCNAPTAYSANPPRVKNADSPRGKIITSVAGAIGGVSLVLIVVILYYMKRHPVDMVASEDKDVSSTDPDIYFRPKEGFTFQDLVEATNNFHDCYVLGRGAVGTVYKAVMQSGQTIAVKKLASNREGNNIDNSFRTEILTLGKIRHRNIVKLYGFCYHQGSNLLLYEYMARGSLGELLHSTSCRLDWPTRFTVAVGAAHGLAYLHHDCKPRIIHRDIKSNNILIDEKFEAHVGDFGLAKVVDMPQSKSMSAVAGSYGYIAPEYAYTMKVTEKCDIYSYGVVLLELLTGRAPVQPLEQGGDLVTWVRHYVRDHSLTSGILDSRLDLEDETTVSHMLSVLKIALMCTSTNPFDRPTMREVVLMLIESDEQEGNLLSSPVFDLPLKDNSF from the exons ATGTGCAACAACATGATCTCTGGTCCTATTGCTGAGGAGTTCGGGAAACTCTCGTCTCTAGTTTCTTTCATTGCATATACCAATAATCTAACCGGTCCAGTGCCTCGATCTATTGGAAGTTTGAAAAATTTGACAATATTTCGAGTGGGGCAGAATTCACTTTCTGGAAGTTTACCCACAGAGATAGGTGGTTGTGAGAGCTTGGAATCTCTTGGTCTAACACAAAATTGCCTGGAAGGAAACATACCGAAAGAACTTGGCATGCTTAGTAAGTTGAAAGAACTTGTACTTTGGGGAAATCAATTCTCTGGCTATATTCCAAAGGAACTTGGAAATATTACGCAACTTCAATTGCTTGCGTTATATCAGAACAATCTGATTGGAGGAATTCCTGCTGAAATAGGGAAACTCACAACTTTGACGAAGTTATACCTATACCGGAATGGATTAAATGGTACCATTCCAAGGGAGATTGGTAATCTTTCTATGGCAAGAGAAATTGATTTCTCAGAGAACTTTCTGACCGGAGAAATTCCAGCCGAGTTTGGTCAAATAAAGAGTCTGAAATTGTTGTTTCTTTTCCAGAACCATCTCAAAGGTGTTATACCAGATGAACTTACAACTTTAAAGAACTTAGCTAGTCTTGATCTGTCGATTAATTACCTAACTGGCCCTATTCCATTTGGTTTTCAGTATCAAAAGGAATTAGTTCAGTTACAGCTTTTTGAGAATTCTTTAACTGGTACTATTCCTCAAGGTCTTGGCGTTTATAGTCAACTCTGGGTGCTTGATTTAAATAACAACCACCTCACAGGAAGGATTCCTCCATTTGTTTGTAGGAATTCCAATTTGATTTTGCTGAATCTTGCATCAAATAAACTGCATGGATATATTCCGTCTGGTGTTCTTAATTGTGATTCATTGGTGCAACTTCGTCTGAATGATAACAGGCTCACGGGGACATTTCCTTCTGAGTTGTGCAAATTGATAAACCTGTCTGCTGTTGAACTGGGGCAGAACAAGTTCACTGGTCCGATACCTCCTGATATTGCATATTGTCAGAAGTTGCAGAGGCTTGATTTTTCAGGCAATAGTTTCAACCAGTTGCCAAGGGAGATAGGAAATCTTACCCGGCTTGTGACTTTCAATGTCTCCGCGAATTTGTTCACTGGACCGATACCTCCAGAGATTCTGAACTGCAAGGCACTACAGCGACTGGATCTCAGCAAGAACAGATTTACTGATGTTATACCTGATAACATTGGTAGTTTGTCGCAGCTAGAGCGTCTTTTGCTTTCAGAGAATAAGTTATCTGGAAAAATACCAGCAGCATTGGGGAGCCTCTCTCATTTGACTGAGTTGCAGATGGGCGGTAATCTATTGTCAGGTGAAATACCATCAGAGTTGGGTGATCTTACTGGCTTACAAATTGCAATGGATCTTAGCAACAACAATCTCTCTGGTAGCATACCACCTAACCTTGGTAATCTTATCCTACTAGAGTACCTCTATCTCAACAACAATCGTCTGAGTGGAGAAATACCGAGCACATTTGGTAACCTGACAAGTCTTTTGGGCATTGACTTCTCATACAATGACCTGACTGGACCACTGCCAGATATACCACTCTTTCGGAACATGGACATCAGCAGCTTCCTTGGAAACAAAGGTCTTTGTGGTGGGCCTCTAGGTGGATGTAATGCACCTACAGCTTACAGTGCCAATCCTCCTAGAGTCAAGAATGCAGATTCTCCTCGAGGAAAGATTATTACTTCTGTTGCCGGTGCAATTGGTGGGGTTTCTCTTGTTTTGATTGTGGTAATTTTGTACTATATGAAGCGCCATCCTGTTGATATGGTTGCAAGCGAGGATAAAGACGTATCATCTACCGATCCGGACATTTATTTCCGTCCCAAAGAGGGGTTCACTTTCCAGGACTTGGTTGAGGCTACAAACAATTTTCATGATTGTTATGTTCTTGGAAGAGGAGCTGTTGGAACAGTTTACAAGGCAGTCATGCAGTCTGGACAAACAATTGCAGTCAAGAAGCTTGCTTCTAATAGAGAGGGTAATAACATTGACAATAGCTTCCGTACAGAGATCTTAACTCTAGGAAAGATTAGGCATCGTAACATCGTAAAGCTATATGGATTTTGCTATCACCAGGGTTCTAATTTACTTCTGTATGAGTATATGGCCAGAGGTAGCTTGGGTGAATTGCTTCACAGTACATCTTGTAGATTGGATTGGCCAACTCGCTTTACGGTGGCTGTTGGGGCTGCTCACGGACTTGCTTACTTACACCATGATTGCAAGCCACGGATCATCCACCGTGATATAAAGTCCAATAATATTTTGATTGATGAGAAGTTTGAAGCTCATGTTGGTGATTTTGGTTTGGCCAAAGTTGTTGATATGCCTCAATCTAAATCGATGTCTGCAGTCGCTGGCTCTTATGGATACATTGCCCCTG AATATGCTTACACCATGAAAGTTACCGAAAAATGTGATATCTATAGTTATGGGGTAGTCCTTTTGGAGTTGTTAACCGGAAGAGCACCCGTTCAACCCCTAGAACAAGGTGGTGATCTTGTCACATGGGTGAGGCATTATGTTAGGGACCATTCATTGACATCAGGGATACTCGATAGCCGATTGGATTTGGAAGATGAAACTACTGTTAGTCATATGCTTAGTGTTCTAAAAATTGCTCTAATGTGCACTAGCACGAACCCGTTTGATCGTCCCACAATGCGCGAGGTTGTTCTGATGCTGATTGAGTCTGACGAGCAAGAAGGGAACCTTCTCTCATCTCCGGTTTTTGATCTCCCTCTGAAAGATAACTCCTTCTAG